A window of the Phaseolus vulgaris cultivar G19833 chromosome 5, P. vulgaris v2.0, whole genome shotgun sequence genome harbors these coding sequences:
- the LOC137834229 gene encoding nucleoporin NUP100/NSP100-like yields MGLLGGPSSPSSSNPNSTISFIGWNNPEGTISVIGGNNIDGTISFIGGKNTDCTISVICGNNTDGTINFIGGNNTDGTITVICGNNTDGTITVIGGNNTDGTISVIGGNNIDDTINVFCGNNTYGTISIIGGNNTDGTISIIGGNNTDDIISVIGGINIDCPISVIGGNNPDGTIRVIGGNNPDGTISDIGGNNIDGTISVIGDNNPDGTSSVIGGNNADGTTSVINANNTDGTIRVIVGNKEKRKVASRP; encoded by the coding sequence ATGGggttgctgggaggtccatcctctccatcttccagcaatcctaatAGTACCATCAGTTTTATTGGTTGGAATAATCCTGagggtaccatcagtgttattggtgggaataatattgatggtaccatcagttttATTGGTGGGAAAaatactgattgtaccatcagtgttatttgtggcaataatactgacgGTACCATCAAttttattggtggcaataatactgatggtaccatcactgTTATTTgcggcaataatactgatggtaccatcactgttattggtgggaataatactgatggtaccatcagtgttattggagGGAATAATATTGATGATACCATCaatgttttttgtgggaataatacatatggtaccatcagtattattggtgggaataatactgatggtaccatcagtattattggagggaataatactgatgatatcatcagtgttattggtgggattAATATTGATTGTCCCATAAGTGTTATTGGCGGGAATAATCCTGATGGTACCATAAgagttattggtggcaataatcctgatggtaccatcagtgatattggtgggaataatattgatggtaccatcagtgttattggtgacAATAATCCTGATGGTACATcaagtgttattggtggcaataatgcTGATGGTACCACCAGCGTTATTAATgccaataatactgatggtaccattagagTTATTGTTGggaataaagagaagagaaaggtggcctcaaggccatag
- the LOC137834230 gene encoding uncharacterized protein, with protein sequence MSMQQVMEMMQGLQDEMAESRMEQKRIQADLADSRARNEELHRVNEELRRGLNNNQGQREQDETERLTPPRKFSTPFSQEILDAVIPNTFAGPKVIFTGMEDPEAHLTAFHTQMVLVGGSDAARCKLFMSTLMGMAMDWFISLPNGHITSFWQLSQLFREQYLANKAPPPVSYDLFDVKQYQGETLKEYINRFGAQVVKVGTSEEPMIVYAFRKGVCLGPFCESIICNLPRTFAEIRRRAVEHIASEGEVCEKRTSVVPSRPRTQTRAQPVRVNETTTGRKKPEGRRPYETRKPPPRGPAGGDRPAGERARPARYNFVVELKDLIAVPNIAKSLRRPAKTDKVLGPRKDSWCEFHEAFGHHIDNFLSLGYQLDALVRSGFLKDYVAEPATTATLPAPATEQAHEMPVLGEVHTIAGGFSGGGPTASQRKKYARGVNSIEERISGDPWESDLVCTRADLQDVVPHDNDPVVISVVTAGRKVHRVLVDQGSSADITRWKSEATWS encoded by the exons atgtccatgcagcaggtcatggaaaTGATGCAGGGGCTGCAAGATGAGATGGCGGAGTCGAGGATGGAACAAAAGCGCATACAGGCGGACCTCGCAGACTCGCGCGCgagaaacgaagagctccatcgtGTGAATGAAGAGTTGCGCCGGGGTTTGAACAATAACCAAGGGCAACGTGAACAAGATGAGACCGAGcgtctcaccccaccaaggaagttttccacacccttctcgcaggagatcctggaTGCGgtaatccccaacacgttcgcaggacccaaggtgattttcaccgggatggaggaccccgaggcgcatctcactgcattccacacgcagatggtgttggtaggcggctccgatgccgcgagatgcaagctctttatgagcacgttGATGGGGATGgcaatggattggttcatcagccttccaaacGGTCATATCACCTCCTTTTGGCAGTTGTCGCAGCTGTTTAGGGAGCAATACTTGGCGAACAAGGCTCCACCGCCAGtttcctacgacctgtttgatgtaaaacagtatcaaggggagaccttaaaggaatacatcaaccgtttcggggcccaagtagtaaaggttggtacttcagaggagcccatgatcgtgtacgcattcagaaAAGGCGTATGCCTCGGCCCTTTTTGCGAATCCATTATTTGCAATCTCCCTAGGACCTTCGCTGaaatacggcgtcgggcggtggaacatatcgcctctgaaggagaggtgtgtgagaagcgcaccagcgtcgtaccctcacgcccgagaacGCAGACGCGGGCTCAACCCGttagggtcaacgagaccacgacggggagaaagaagccagaggggagacgcccctatgagaccAGAAAACCCccgccccggggtccagcaggaggggaTCGCCCGGCCGGAGAAAGGGCAaggccggcgaggtacaactttgtggtggagttgaaggacctgattGCCGTGCCCAATATAGCTAAAAgcttgaggcgaccggcgaagactgacaaggtgttagggcctcgaaaggactcttggtgcgagttccacgaagcTTTCGGTCATCACATCGATAACTTCCTGtcgctgggttaccagctagatgcgttggtgagaagcgggtttctgaaggattatgtcgcagagcccGCCACGACCGCGACCCTGCCAGCGCCAGCGACGGagcaagcgcacgagatgcctgtcCTTGGCGAAGTCCATACCATTGCTGGTGGCTTTTCCGgtggaggacccaccgcctcccagcgaaagaagtacgcgaggggggtcaactcaattgaagaaagaatctcaggtgatccgtgggagtcggacctcgtgtGCACGAGGGCAGATCTGCAAGATGTTgtgccgcacgacaacgaccccgtggtcatttcagtcGTCACGGCGGgcagaaaggtgcacagggttcttgtcgaccaaggaagctctgcagat ataaccaggtggaagtccgaggctacttgGAGTTGA
- the LOC137834231 gene encoding uncharacterized protein, whose product MDSSKRMVLVKALKAARATKAGASSAPAADPSLPLSSPSPTPTTTETPLGPSSPPPCSPQTLQTPSSPPPIAAVPLAVASSPAPAPRDKGKRVLEILSDDEDSDGGVSFKRRKAARVPTLPAASPQGGDSFRDNPPSATSPPPTIVQEEKGEGAESAPPPPPAEVSADPASISAAPDLIAIPPPIMHLMRGFNGRLMPEGSDRKEGMPFYLGAILAVALDWRAQARNITLNAQALQTLEARVAALEEEKKALGRQNEAYQASLKLAQEAKEEAERQLGEAMEFQVDFYVREISLQVQITDLQDMAEASKELQKDLEDQCYGQAEKLEWMEEEMATQAKTLNLLQVNHDKLQIEVSWLRVEKEALEKQVASGDSTIEELEKAKKALIDDMAGTFEEGFKEALAQAACENPGINVSNCDSTHHVVDGRVVPLELDD is encoded by the coding sequence ATGGATTCTTCTAAGAGGATGGTCTTGGTGAAAGCACTGAAGGCTGCTCGTGCCAccaaggctggcgcctcctccgcccccGCTGCTGATCCAAGCCTCCCACTATCCTCACCCTCACCAACACCAACCACCACCGAAACTCCACTAGGCCCATCTTCACCACCCCCATGTAGCCCCCAAACACTTCAAACACCCAGCTCACCTCCACCCATCGCcgcagtcccactggctgtgGCCTCATCACCTGCTCCAGCCCCCCGGGACAAAGGGAAGAGGGTGTTGGAGATTCTCtccgatgatgaggactctgatGGTGGGGTAtccttcaagaggagaaaggcTGCGAGGGTTCCTACCCTACCAGCAGCATCACCCCAGGGAGGGGAttccttcagggacaacccCCCTAGTGCTACCTCTCCCCCTCCCACAATAGTCCAAGAGGAAAAAGGTGAAGGGGCCGAGTCTGCTCCGCCTCCACCACCAGCAGAGGTCTCCGCTGATCCTGCCTCCATTTCTGCCGCCCCCGATCTTATTGCCATTCCTCCTCccatcatgcatctgatgagagGCTTCAACGGGAGATTaatgccagaaggctccgacaggaaagaaggaatgcccttctacttgggagccATCTTGGCCGTGGCCCTTGATTGGCGCGCCCAAGCTAGAAACATAACTTTAAACGCACAAGCCCTCCAGACCCTGGAAGCAAGAGTGGCCGCtctggaggaggagaagaaagCTCTGGGACGCCAAAATGAGGCCTACCAAGCCTCTCTGAAGTTGGCACAAGAGGCCAAAGAGGAGGCTGAAAGGCAGCTGGGTGAGGCGATGGAGTTTCAGGTTGACTTCTACGTTCGAGAAATCTCTCTCCAGGTTCAAATAACGGACCTCCAGGACATGGCCGAAGCCTCCAAAGAGCTTCAGAAGGACTTGGAGGATCAATGCTATGGGCAGGCTGAAAAACTGGAGTGGATGGAGGAGGagatggctacccaggccaagACATTGAACCTTCTCCAGGTTAACCATGACAAACTGCAGATCGAGGTCAGCTGGCTCcgagtggagaaggaggctctggagaagcaggtggcttCCGGGGACTCTACCatcgaggagttggagaaggccaagaagGCACTCATCGATGACATGGccggcaccttcgaggagggattcaagGAGGCTTTGGCCCAGGCCGCCTGCGAGAACCCGGGGATCAACGTTTCTAATTGCGATTCCACCCACCATGTCGTTGACGGACGTGTCGTGCCCCTCGAGTTGGATGACTGA
- the LOC137835357 gene encoding organic cation/carnitine transporter 4-like gives MATTLPSNFDDLRSPMLLAAAKKPAAEKLCIDDMLQKYCGEFGRWQLKHFILTSLAWALEAFHTMVMIFADREPDWRCVPGADCNSGGDGGVCGLSPEAWEWAGGRHGSTVSEWNLICGDKFKVGLVQAVFFAGCMIGAGIFGHLSDSSLGRKGSLTVVCALNTLFGCLTALSPNYWIYALLRLLTGFSSGGVGLTAFVLATEPIGPTKRGTAGMSTFYFFSGGIAVLSGIAYIFQSWRYLYIASSIPSFLYIILVLPFISESPRWFLVRGKVSEATKLMSTIASSNGKHLPDGVFLALDDEASSTKIQGSGHDITLMTYKNESMENKDALVGSIVDVIRSPITRVRLFLAVALNFLGSVVYYGLSLNVMNLETNLYLNVILNSVAEMPAFTITAVFLDRFGRKPLTVATMWFSGLFCLMGSLTGNIGVWKVVRMVCGVLGIFGMAGTYNLLFIYTAELFPTVVRNAALGCTTQAAQMGAILAPFVVVLGGWLPFAAFAACGIVGGMFAFYLPETMNQPLYDTFNGMEAGLA, from the exons ATGGCCACCACTCTGCCCTCCAACTTCGACGACCTCCGCTCGCCGATGCTGCTGGCGGCGGCCAAGAAACCAGCGGCGGAGAAGCTCTGCATCGACGACATGCTGCAGAAGTACTGCGGTGAGTTCGGGCGGTGGCAGCTCAAACACTTCATCCTCACCAGCCTCGCCTGGGCGCTCGAGGCCTTCCACACCATGGTCATGATCTTCGCCGACCGCGAACCAGACTGGAGGTGCGTCCCCGGCGCCGACTGTAACAGCGGAGGGGATGGCGGCGTCTGCGGTCTTTCGCCGGAGGCGTGGGAGTGGGCCGGCGGCCGCCACGGCTCCACCGTATCGGAATGGAATCTGATTTGTGGTGATAAGTTCAAGGTTGGGTTGGTTCAGGCCGTGTTCTTCGCTGGATGCATGATTG GTGCTGGAATTTTTGGCCACCTCTCAGACTCCTCTCTAGGAAGAAAAGGCTCTCTCACAGTGGTTTGCGCCCTTAACACTCTCTTTGGCTGCTTAACAGCACTGTCCCCTAACTACTGGATCTACGCCCTCCTCCGCCTCCTCACCGGCTTCAGCAGCGGCGGCGTTGGCCTCACTGCCTTCGTCCTCGCCACCGAACCGATTGGCCCGACGAAGCGCGGCACGGCGGGCATGTCCACCTTCTACTTCTTCTCTGGCGGCATTGCAGTTCTCTCTGGCATCGCTTACATCTTTCAATCATGGCGCTATCTCTACATAGCTTCCTCCATCCCCTCCTTCCTCTACATCATCCTTGTCCTACCCTTTATCTCCGAATCCCCAAGATGGTTCCTTGTTCGCGGGAAAGTATCCGAAGCCACGAAGCTCATGTCCACCATTGCTTCTTCCAACGGGAAGCACCTTCCCGATGGTGTTTTCCTCGCTCTCGACGATGAAGCATCGTCAACAAAAATCCAAGGTTCAGGTCATGACATAACACTGATGACATACAAAAACGAAAGCATGGAAAACAAAGACGCGCTGGTGGGATCCATCGTAGACGTCATTCGTTCTCCCATCACCCGTGTAAGGTTGTTCTTAGCGGTGGCTCTTAACTTCTTAGGCTCTGTTGTGTACTACGGGCTTAGTTTAAACGTCATGAATCTCGAAACCAACCTTTACCTGAATGTGATATTGAACTCCGTGGCGGAGATGCCGGCGTTTACAATAACGGCGGTGTTTTTGGACAGGTTTGGACGGAAGCCATTAACGGTGGCGACAATGTGGTTTAGCGGGTTGTTTTGTTTGATGGGGAGTTTGACTGGCAACATTGGGGTGTGGAAGGTGGTGAGAATGGTGTGTGGTGTTTTGGGGATATTTGGGATGGCGGGGACTTATAATTTGTTGTTTATTTATACGGCGGAGCTGTTTCCAACAGTGGTGAGGAACGCAGCGCTTGGATGCACCACGCAAGCTGCGCAAATGGGAGCAATATTGGCGCCGTTTGTGGTGGTTTTGGGTGGGTGGCTGCCGTTTGCGGCGTTTGCAGCATGTGGAATAGTGGGAGGAATGTTTGCGTTTTATCTTCCAGAGACGATGAATCAACCTCTGTACGATACATTCAATGGAATGGAAGCAGGACTTGCTTGA